Proteins encoded in a region of the Saccharothrix ecbatanensis genome:
- the pdhA gene encoding pyruvate dehydrogenase (acetyl-transferring) E1 component subunit alpha translates to MARTRAPERTLLPSDEPLSLLRKDGSPVDDSPLAMPDDDVLVELYRRMVVGRRFDTQATSLTKQGRLAVYPSSRGQEACEVGSVLALRPTDWLFPTYRDSVALVTRGVDPAETLTLLQGGWHLGYDPYEHRVGPQCTPLATNTLHAVGFAHAARLKGEDTAALVFVGDGATSEGDTHEALNFAGVWKAPVVFLVQNNGYAISVPMSKQNAAPSLAHKGIGYGVPSVLVDGNDVAAVYAVVREAVLSGGPTLIEALTYRIEAHTNADDATRYRTSDEVAAWLDRDPVDRLETYLTSRGLLDNARRAAITAEAEEFAASVRSKMNVDVEPSPDDLFEHVYASMPRHLREQATALREELA, encoded by the coding sequence ATGGCCCGCACCCGCGCGCCCGAGCGGACGTTGCTGCCCAGCGACGAACCGCTGTCCCTGCTGCGCAAGGACGGCTCACCGGTGGACGATTCGCCGCTGGCCATGCCGGACGACGACGTCCTGGTCGAGCTCTACCGGCGGATGGTCGTCGGCCGCCGCTTCGACACCCAGGCCACCTCGCTGACCAAGCAGGGCCGGCTCGCCGTCTACCCGTCGTCACGCGGGCAGGAGGCGTGCGAGGTCGGCTCCGTGCTCGCGCTGCGCCCCACCGACTGGCTGTTCCCGACCTACCGCGACTCGGTCGCGCTCGTGACCCGGGGCGTCGACCCGGCCGAGACGTTGACCCTGCTCCAGGGCGGCTGGCACCTCGGCTACGACCCGTACGAGCACCGCGTCGGCCCTCAGTGCACGCCTTTGGCCACCAACACGCTGCACGCGGTCGGGTTCGCGCACGCGGCGCGGTTGAAGGGCGAGGACACGGCGGCGCTGGTGTTCGTCGGCGACGGAGCCACGTCCGAGGGTGACACGCACGAGGCGTTGAACTTCGCCGGCGTGTGGAAGGCGCCGGTGGTGTTCCTGGTGCAGAACAACGGCTACGCGATCAGCGTGCCCATGTCGAAGCAGAACGCCGCGCCGTCGTTGGCGCACAAGGGCATCGGGTACGGCGTGCCGTCCGTGCTGGTGGACGGCAACGACGTGGCCGCCGTGTACGCGGTGGTGCGTGAGGCGGTGCTGTCGGGCGGGCCGACGTTGATCGAGGCGTTGACCTACCGGATCGAGGCGCACACGAACGCCGACGACGCGACCCGCTACCGCACGTCCGACGAGGTCGCGGCGTGGCTGGACCGGGATCCGGTGGACCGGCTGGAGACCTACCTGACGTCACGGGGGCTGCTGGACAACGCGCGCCGTGCGGCGATCACGGCCGAGGCGGAGGAGTTCGCGGCGTCCGTGCGGTCGAAGATGAACGTGGACGTCGAGCCGTCGCCGGACGACCTGTTCGAGCACGTGTACGCGTCCATGCCGCGCCACCTGCGCGAACAGGCGACGGCGTTGCGCGAGGAGCTGGCATGA
- a CDS encoding histone deacetylase has protein sequence MSSRLVWYVSYGSNMHAQRFACYLAGGTPVGATRCYPGCRDGSPPVDTRALELPGGIYFATHSPVWLGGRAFYDPDLPGTAAARGYLVTAAQFADVAEQEMYREPAADLDLTAVLAGGRHVLGPGRYETLLHLGEHDGHPALTFTAPWRADDVVHTAPSAAYLEMLGSGIAQAHGWTAERIATHLARRTPFWTAADIAALVSPSPPRR, from the coding sequence ATGTCGAGCCGGTTGGTCTGGTACGTCAGCTACGGGTCGAACATGCACGCCCAGCGGTTCGCGTGCTACCTCGCCGGTGGGACGCCGGTCGGTGCGACGCGGTGCTATCCGGGGTGTCGGGACGGGAGTCCGCCGGTCGACACCAGGGCGTTGGAGCTGCCCGGCGGGATCTACTTCGCCACGCACTCGCCGGTCTGGCTGGGCGGTCGGGCGTTCTACGACCCCGACCTGCCCGGCACGGCCGCCGCGCGCGGGTACCTGGTGACGGCGGCGCAGTTCGCCGACGTCGCCGAACAGGAGATGTACCGGGAACCGGCCGCAGACCTCGACCTGACCGCCGTCCTGGCCGGCGGCAGGCACGTGCTCGGCCCCGGCCGCTACGAGACGCTGCTCCACCTCGGCGAGCACGACGGCCACCCGGCGCTGACGTTCACCGCACCCTGGCGCGCGGACGACGTCGTGCACACCGCACCTTCCGCCGCCTACCTGGAGATGCTCGGATCCGGCATCGCCCAAGCGCACGGCTGGACCGCCGAACGGATCGCCACCCACCTCGCCCGCCGCACGCCGTTCTGGACCGCGGCCGACATCGCGGCGCTGGTCAGTCCTTCTCCACCACGGCGGTGA
- a CDS encoding GNAT family N-acetyltransferase — MTKPEYPIRTRRLTLRPFTFADHDALHSWQSRPDVVRYLYGEPRSPEETADSLAVKVAVTWPEKEGDHLALAVEKDGEVIGETVLKWLSEKHRQGEVGYIFHPDHHGNGYATEAAVVMLDLGFKHLGLHRVVASCDAFNEPSWRVMERLGMRREAHFRHNEVFKGAWGEELIYAILEDEWHRMADSR; from the coding sequence GTGACGAAGCCCGAGTACCCCATTCGGACCCGGCGCCTGACCTTGCGCCCGTTCACCTTCGCCGACCACGACGCGTTGCACTCGTGGCAGTCCCGCCCGGACGTGGTGCGTTACCTGTACGGCGAGCCGCGCAGCCCCGAGGAGACCGCCGACAGCCTGGCCGTGAAGGTCGCGGTTACGTGGCCGGAGAAGGAGGGCGACCACCTCGCGCTCGCCGTGGAGAAGGACGGCGAGGTCATCGGCGAGACGGTGCTCAAGTGGCTCAGCGAGAAGCACCGCCAGGGCGAGGTCGGCTACATCTTCCACCCCGACCACCACGGCAACGGCTACGCCACCGAAGCCGCCGTCGTCATGCTCGACCTCGGCTTCAAGCACCTCGGCCTGCACCGCGTCGTGGCGTCGTGCGACGCGTTCAACGAGCCGTCGTGGCGGGTGATGGAGCGGCTGGGCATGCGCCGCGAGGCCCACTTCCGGCACAACGAGGTCTTCAAAGGCGCGTGGGGCGAAGAGCTGATCTACGCCATCCTGGAGGACGAGTGGCACCGGATGGCGGACAGCCGCTGA
- a CDS encoding alpha-ketoacid dehydrogenase subunit beta, with protein sequence MSAVSMAGALNRALADSLADDPSVLVFGEDVGALGGVFRVTDGLAARFGEQRVFDTPLAESGIVGTAIGMAMNGLRPVVEMQFDAFAYPAFEQITSHLAKLRNRTRGRVSLPVVIRVPYGGGIGGVEHHCDSSEAYYTHTPGLRVVTPGTPDDAYRLLRDSIASPDPVIFLEPKRRYWAKGSLSTSGDPIGFDRALVRRAGRDVTLIAYGPMVVTALETAEAAAEEGWDVEVVDLRSLSPFDDETVCASVRRTGRAVVVHEASGFGGYGAEVVARVTERCFHHLHAPVLRVTGFDIPYPPPKLEEHHLPSVDRILDAIARLQWDDEVVGSYGA encoded by the coding sequence ATGAGCGCGGTCTCGATGGCCGGCGCGTTGAACCGGGCGCTGGCCGATTCGCTGGCCGACGACCCGAGCGTGCTGGTGTTCGGCGAGGACGTCGGGGCGCTCGGCGGGGTGTTCCGGGTGACCGACGGCCTGGCCGCGCGGTTCGGCGAGCAGCGGGTGTTCGACACGCCGCTGGCCGAGTCCGGCATCGTCGGCACCGCGATCGGCATGGCGATGAACGGGCTGCGGCCCGTGGTGGAGATGCAGTTCGACGCGTTCGCCTACCCGGCGTTCGAGCAGATCACCAGCCACTTGGCGAAGCTGCGCAACCGGACGCGCGGGCGGGTGTCGTTGCCGGTGGTGATCCGGGTGCCGTACGGCGGCGGGATCGGCGGGGTCGAGCACCACTGCGACTCGTCGGAGGCGTACTACACGCACACGCCAGGGCTGCGGGTCGTCACGCCGGGCACGCCGGATGACGCGTACCGGTTGCTGCGCGACTCGATCGCGTCGCCTGATCCGGTGATCTTCCTGGAGCCGAAGCGGCGGTACTGGGCGAAGGGCTCGCTGTCCACCTCGGGTGACCCGATCGGGTTCGACCGTGCGCTGGTGCGGCGGGCCGGGCGGGACGTCACGTTGATCGCTTATGGGCCGATGGTCGTGACCGCGCTGGAGACGGCCGAAGCGGCGGCGGAGGAAGGGTGGGACGTCGAGGTGGTGGACCTGCGGTCGCTGTCTCCGTTCGACGACGAGACGGTGTGCGCGTCGGTCCGGCGCACCGGCCGGGCGGTGGTCGTGCACGAGGCGTCCGGGTTCGGCGGGTACGGCGCGGAGGTGGTCGCCCGGGTGACCGAGCGGTGCTTCCACCACCTGCACGCGCCCGTGCTGCGGGTGACCGGGTTCGACATCCCCTACCCGCCGCCGAAGCTGGAGGAACACCACTTGCCGAGCGTCGACCGGATCCTGGACGCGATCGCCCGGCTCCAGTGGGACGACGAGGTCGTGGGGAGCTACGGTGCCTGA
- a CDS encoding dihydrolipoamide acetyltransferase family protein, whose translation MPDFRLPDLGEGLTDGEIVTWLVSVGDHVSVDQPVVEVETAKAVVEVPCPFEGVVSARFGEPGEKLPVGAVLLTVGEPTAGEPAEPTTSGSGNVLIGYGTSDDTPRRRRRPRNPRESYVQNPRVLRSEHPNSTLGTPAIPAARTAPAVISPLVRQMARENGLALDQVEGTGPGGVIRRVDVERELTARTAPVGSGRRIPLRGVRGAVAEKLATSRREIPEATVWVDVDATDFLAARAALPSVSLLALLARFTVLGLRKFPELNSRVEGDEIVVLDQVHLGFAAQTDRGLMVPVVRDAQSLTTAELASAIAAHTASAREGKLAPAAMTGGTFTVNNYGVFGVDGSAAIINHPEAAILGLGRIIDRPWAVDGQLAVRKVAQLTLAFDHRVCDGGTAGGFLRFVADCVESPIIALADL comes from the coding sequence GTGCCTGACTTCCGGCTGCCCGACCTGGGCGAGGGGTTGACCGACGGCGAGATCGTCACGTGGCTGGTGTCGGTCGGGGACCACGTGTCCGTCGACCAGCCGGTGGTCGAGGTGGAGACCGCGAAAGCCGTGGTCGAGGTGCCGTGCCCGTTCGAGGGCGTGGTGAGCGCCCGCTTCGGCGAACCAGGCGAGAAGCTGCCCGTCGGCGCGGTCCTCCTGACCGTAGGCGAACCGACCGCAGGCGAACCGGCCGAACCGACGACATCGGGCAGCGGCAACGTCCTGATCGGCTACGGCACCTCAGACGACACCCCACGCCGCCGACGCCGCCCCCGCAACCCCCGTGAGTCCTACGTTCAGAACCCGAGAGTCCTACGTTCAGAACACCCGAATTCAACACTCGGAACACCCGCGATCCCCGCCGCCCGCACCGCGCCCGCTGTGATCTCGCCGTTGGTGCGGCAGATGGCGCGGGAGAACGGCTTGGCGCTCGACCAGGTCGAGGGCACCGGGCCGGGCGGCGTGATTCGGCGGGTCGACGTGGAACGCGAGCTGACCGCGCGGACGGCTCCGGTCGGTTCAGGCCGCCGCATCCCGTTGCGCGGCGTACGTGGCGCGGTGGCGGAGAAGCTGGCCACCTCACGTCGGGAGATCCCCGAAGCGACCGTGTGGGTGGACGTCGACGCCACCGACTTCCTCGCCGCACGTGCCGCGCTGCCGTCGGTGTCACTGCTGGCGTTGCTGGCGCGGTTCACCGTGCTGGGGCTGAGGAAGTTCCCCGAGCTGAACTCACGGGTCGAGGGTGACGAGATCGTGGTCCTCGACCAGGTGCACCTCGGCTTCGCCGCCCAGACCGACCGCGGCCTGATGGTGCCGGTCGTGCGGGACGCGCAGTCCCTGACCACCGCCGAACTGGCGTCCGCCATCGCCGCGCACACCGCGTCGGCACGGGAGGGCAAGCTCGCCCCCGCCGCGATGACCGGAGGCACGTTCACGGTCAACAACTACGGCGTGTTCGGCGTCGACGGCTCGGCCGCGATCATCAACCACCCGGAGGCCGCGATCCTCGGCCTCGGCCGCATCATCGACCGGCCGTGGGCGGTGGACGGGCAGCTCGCGGTGCGGAAGGTCGCGCAGCTGACCCTCGCCTTCGACCACCGGGTGTGCGACGGCGGCACTGCGGGAGGGTTCCTGCGGTTCGTCGCCGACTGCGTCGAGTCCCCGATCATCGCGCTGGCGGATCTGTAG
- a CDS encoding GDSL-type esterase/lipase family protein: protein MLRRFVAVALVFPLLALLLVVSDSPYPSSPGPSRDAPRALVALGDSTMAGEGAGTYEPGTDGENGNWCHRSLKASVHKTQVADVDRVFNLACSGANSEQVGITDQVRNTEGSQARQLAAIAREYRVSVVVVAVGANDDPRFADVLGACLRAWIERRTDCAEAMAEEWKARVKRMTPKVERALRDVRRVLQDEGYTPRSYTLVLQSYAAPVAPGLPFDLQNLAGCPLRTGDLEWVRDTAVDQLSDGLRSAADEVGARFLDLSKAGDEREACMRGKKPEDEWFTRLTVDFDGLRDEARARHALQESFHPNARGYEQFGRCMTEFLAMSEREASCVPGDDGNLTAVVEKD, encoded by the coding sequence ATGTTGCGTCGATTCGTGGCCGTCGCCCTGGTGTTCCCGCTGCTCGCCCTGTTGCTGGTGGTCAGCGACTCGCCGTACCCGTCTTCACCCGGTCCGTCGCGCGATGCGCCGCGGGCGTTGGTGGCGCTCGGCGACAGCACCATGGCCGGTGAGGGCGCGGGGACGTACGAGCCGGGGACGGACGGCGAGAACGGCAACTGGTGCCACCGGTCGTTGAAGGCGTCGGTGCACAAGACGCAGGTCGCGGACGTGGACCGGGTGTTCAACCTGGCCTGCTCGGGCGCGAACTCGGAGCAGGTCGGGATCACCGACCAGGTGCGCAACACGGAGGGTTCGCAGGCCAGGCAGCTGGCGGCGATCGCGCGTGAGTACCGGGTGTCGGTGGTCGTGGTGGCCGTGGGCGCGAACGACGACCCGCGGTTCGCGGACGTGCTGGGCGCGTGCCTGCGGGCGTGGATCGAGCGCCGCACCGACTGCGCCGAGGCGATGGCCGAAGAGTGGAAGGCCCGGGTCAAGCGGATGACGCCCAAGGTGGAACGCGCGCTGCGCGACGTCCGCCGGGTGTTGCAGGACGAGGGCTACACGCCCCGGTCGTACACGCTCGTCCTCCAGTCCTACGCCGCGCCGGTCGCGCCGGGGTTGCCGTTCGACCTCCAGAACCTCGCGGGGTGCCCGCTGCGGACCGGTGACCTGGAGTGGGTTCGGGACACGGCGGTCGACCAGCTGTCGGACGGGCTGCGTTCGGCGGCGGACGAGGTGGGGGCGCGGTTCCTCGACCTGTCCAAGGCCGGTGACGAGCGCGAGGCGTGCATGCGGGGGAAGAAGCCCGAGGACGAGTGGTTCACCCGGCTCACGGTCGACTTCGACGGTCTGCGGGACGAGGCGCGGGCGCGGCACGCGTTGCAGGAGTCGTTCCACCCCAACGCGCGCGGGTACGAGCAGTTCGGGCGGTGCATGACGGAGTTCCTGGCCATGTCGGAGCGGGAGGCGTCGTGCGTCCCCGGTGACGACGGCAACCTCACCGCCGTGGTGGAGAAGGACTGA